A genomic stretch from Petrimonas mucosa includes:
- the hisB gene encoding bifunctional histidinol-phosphatase/imidazoleglycerol-phosphate dehydratase HisB: MKKVLFIDRDGTLIIEPPVDYQVDSLEKLEFYPKVFQYLSRIARELEYELVMVTNQDGLGTASFPEESFWPAHNKMLRAFENEGIYFSDILIDRSFEHQQLPTRKPGTAMLSHYMKGGYDLQNSYVIGDRKTDLQLARNLGCKAIYLNREKCSDAVLSTTDWGEIYAFLKQEPRRGVVRRSTSETDVFVEVNLDGSGKSEITTGLGFFDHMLDQIARHGKVDLTIRVKGDLHIDEHHTVEDTAIALGEAFLQALGKKKGIARYGFLLPMDDCLAQVAIDFGGRPWLVWNVDLTREMIGDVPAEMFLHFFKSFSDNARCNLNIKAEGHNDHHKVEAIFKAFARSVRMAVERGEEGGIPSTKGVL, translated from the coding sequence ATGAAAAAAGTGTTGTTTATCGACCGTGACGGTACATTGATCATCGAGCCTCCTGTCGATTATCAGGTCGACAGCCTGGAGAAGCTGGAGTTCTACCCCAAGGTATTCCAGTACCTGTCGCGGATTGCACGGGAACTGGAGTACGAACTGGTGATGGTTACCAACCAGGATGGTCTGGGAACGGCGTCGTTTCCCGAAGAGAGTTTCTGGCCGGCACACAACAAAATGCTGCGGGCTTTTGAAAACGAGGGAATTTATTTCAGCGACATCCTGATCGACCGCTCGTTCGAGCACCAGCAGCTACCCACCCGGAAGCCGGGAACGGCAATGTTGAGCCACTACATGAAAGGGGGGTATGACCTGCAAAATTCTTACGTAATCGGCGACCGGAAAACCGATCTCCAGCTGGCCCGCAACCTCGGTTGTAAAGCGATATACCTGAACCGGGAAAAGTGCAGTGATGCCGTACTCTCAACAACCGACTGGGGGGAGATCTACGCCTTCCTGAAACAGGAGCCAAGAAGAGGTGTGGTGCGACGATCAACTTCCGAGACCGATGTTTTTGTGGAGGTAAACCTCGACGGATCGGGAAAAAGCGAGATTACGACCGGACTGGGATTCTTCGACCATATGCTGGACCAGATTGCACGCCACGGGAAGGTTGACCTGACCATACGGGTCAAGGGCGATCTGCATATCGATGAGCACCATACGGTTGAAGATACGGCCATTGCCCTCGGCGAGGCTTTCCTGCAGGCACTGGGAAAAAAGAAAGGGATTGCACGATACGGCTTCCTGCTGCCGATGGACGACTGTCTGGCGCAGGTTGCAATCGATTTCGGCGGTCGTCCCTGGCTGGTCTGGAATGTCGATCTCACCCGTGAGATGATCGGCGATGTACCTGCCGAGATGTTTCTCCACTTCTTCAAATCCTTCTCCGATAACGCCAGATGCAACCTCAATATCAAAGCTGAAGGGCATAACGACCACCACAAGGTGGAGGCGATATTCAAAGCATTTGCCAGATCGGTCCGGATGGCCGTGGAACGTGGAGAAGAGGGGGGTATCCCCAGCACCAAAGGAGTACTGTAA
- the hisC gene encoding histidinol-phosphate transaminase, translating into MDDITKFVRPNILALKPYSSARDEFSGSEGIFLDANENPYGNLNRYPDPHQKALKSKLSEIKKISADQIFIGNGSDEVIDLIYRIFCEPGESSAIVCPPTYGMYEVSANINNVRLHRIPLTDDFQLDLEKILQTAGSDSSVKLIFICSPNNPTGNRLNNIGKLLDRFNGIVVADEAYIDFCPEYSLKEKIGSHPNLIVMQTFSKAWALAGVRIGMAFAGKKIISLLEKTKPPYNVSVLNQQAALEALADADEFEKRRNIILQQRSHLVEELAKLKIVKRIYPSDANFLLVEVSDADRVYRHLVEKQVIIRNRTTQVTNCVRITVGTPDENRQLLKELYLLDGSAR; encoded by the coding sequence ATAGACGATATAACAAAATTTGTACGCCCCAATATCCTGGCGCTTAAACCCTACTCCAGCGCCCGCGACGAGTTTTCAGGCAGTGAAGGCATCTTCCTCGATGCAAACGAGAATCCCTACGGGAACCTTAACCGATATCCTGATCCTCACCAGAAGGCATTAAAGAGCAAGTTGTCGGAAATCAAGAAGATATCGGCAGATCAGATATTTATCGGCAACGGAAGCGATGAGGTGATCGACCTGATTTACCGGATCTTCTGTGAACCTGGAGAGTCGAGCGCCATCGTCTGCCCTCCCACCTATGGCATGTATGAGGTGTCGGCCAACATCAACAACGTCAGATTGCACCGGATTCCGTTGACCGACGACTTCCAGCTCGATCTGGAGAAGATTCTGCAAACGGCCGGTTCGGACAGCTCGGTAAAGCTGATTTTCATCTGCTCGCCGAACAATCCTACTGGAAACAGGTTAAACAATATCGGGAAACTGCTCGACAGGTTTAACGGGATCGTGGTGGCAGACGAAGCCTATATCGATTTTTGCCCGGAGTACAGCCTAAAAGAGAAGATCGGCAGCCATCCCAATCTTATCGTGATGCAGACGTTCAGTAAGGCGTGGGCATTGGCGGGAGTACGCATTGGAATGGCCTTTGCGGGGAAAAAGATCATCTCGTTGCTGGAGAAGACCAAACCGCCTTACAACGTCAGCGTGCTTAACCAGCAGGCGGCACTGGAAGCGCTTGCAGATGCAGATGAGTTTGAGAAGCGCCGCAACATCATCCTTCAGCAGCGCAGCCACCTTGTCGAAGAATTGGCAAAACTGAAGATCGTGAAAAGGATCTACCCATCGGATGCCAATTTCCTGCTGGTAGAGGTTTCGGATGCCGACCGGGTTTACAGGCATCTGGTGGAGAAGCAGGTGATTATCCGCAACCGCACTACTCAGGTGACAAATTGTGTACGGATAACCGTCGGCACTCCCGACGAAAACAGGCAACTGCTGAAGGAGCTCTACCTTCTGGATGGTTCTGCAAGGTGA
- the hisD gene encoding histidinol dehydrogenase: MKTINNPSEKRWPKLAERSAIKQAKLMELVNTVFYDIRKKGDKALLKYARKFDGFAAEQFTVDAGTIAAAASSIPEQLKEAIGLAKRNIEKFHLSQQEQTLKVETSPGVVCWREARPIEKVGIYVPGGTAPLFSTVLMLAVPARIAGCSEIVLCTPPDKDGTVHPAILYAASLAGVTRVVVLGGIQAIGAMCFGTHSVPKVEKIFGPGNQYVMTAKHAAQYYGTAIDMPAGPSELVVVADSSCHPSFVAADLLSQAEHGPDSEVILLSDNKQVIREVNRELEIQLSNLPRQDIAEKALKNSRAIQFKDIDTCIRFSNLYAPEHLILAVENPVLRSREVTSAGSVFLGNYSCESAGDYASGTNHTLPTSGHARAYSGVSLDSFVKKITFQQLTEEGITSIGAAVETMAEAEALIAHKNAMTLRLEEVSKRFQSEQSQY; encoded by the coding sequence ATGAAGACGATAAATAACCCTTCAGAAAAAAGGTGGCCGAAACTGGCAGAACGGTCCGCCATCAAACAGGCCAAGCTGATGGAGCTGGTAAATACCGTTTTTTACGATATCCGGAAAAAGGGGGACAAGGCCTTGCTGAAATATGCACGGAAATTTGACGGTTTTGCGGCAGAACAGTTTACGGTGGATGCCGGGACGATTGCAGCCGCAGCCTCATCGATACCGGAACAATTGAAGGAGGCCATCGGCCTTGCAAAAAGGAATATCGAGAAGTTCCACCTTTCGCAACAGGAGCAGACCCTGAAAGTGGAGACCTCCCCCGGTGTGGTTTGCTGGCGTGAGGCACGGCCCATCGAGAAAGTGGGGATCTACGTCCCGGGAGGAACCGCACCGCTCTTCTCCACCGTCCTGATGCTGGCCGTTCCTGCCAGAATAGCCGGTTGCAGCGAGATCGTGCTCTGTACACCACCCGACAAGGATGGGACCGTTCATCCAGCCATCCTTTATGCGGCATCCCTTGCCGGCGTAACCCGTGTAGTGGTACTTGGAGGGATCCAAGCCATCGGAGCCATGTGTTTCGGTACCCATTCGGTTCCGAAGGTGGAGAAAATCTTCGGCCCGGGAAACCAGTACGTGATGACGGCAAAGCATGCAGCCCAATATTATGGCACTGCCATCGACATGCCTGCCGGTCCCAGCGAGCTGGTTGTGGTGGCGGACAGCAGCTGCCATCCGTCGTTCGTTGCCGCCGATCTGCTGTCGCAAGCCGAACATGGTCCCGACAGCGAAGTGATCCTCCTGTCGGACAATAAGCAGGTAATCCGGGAGGTGAACAGGGAACTGGAGATCCAACTGAGCAACCTGCCGCGACAAGATATTGCGGAAAAGGCGTTGAAAAACAGCCGGGCCATCCAGTTCAAGGATATCGACACCTGCATCCGATTCAGCAACCTCTATGCGCCCGAGCACCTGATTCTCGCAGTGGAGAATCCCGTACTGCGCAGCCGGGAGGTAACCAGTGCCGGTTCCGTTTTCCTGGGCAACTACAGTTGCGAAAGCGCCGGCGATTACGCCAGCGGAACCAATCACACACTTCCCACAAGTGGACATGCACGAGCATACAGCGGCGTTTCGCTGGACAGTTTTGTAAAGAAGATCACCTTTCAGCAGCTCACGGAAGAGGGGATCACAAGCATCGGAGCGGCCGTCGAAACCATGGCCGAAGCCGAAGCGCTCATTGCTCACAAGAACGCCATGACACTGCGGCTTGAGGAGGTATCGAAGCGATTTCAGAGTGAACAGTCCCAATATTAA
- the hisG gene encoding ATP phosphoribosyltransferase: MEKLKIAIQKTGRLSEKSLQLLSECGIKVSNSDRKLRTEARNFPMEILFLRDDDIPQYVENGVADIGILGENEVWEKEKEVDEIEKLGFGNCRLSLAIPKDEEYTGLEYFRGKRIATSYPKILGKFFSKKGIDVKIEELGGSVEIATGIGLADGIFDIVSTGSTLIMNGLKEVEAIIKSEAVLIANKQLTPARRELLERLLFRIRAYKRGVESKYIVMNAPNSSIPRICAILPGMKSPSILPLAEEGWSSIHSVVQEDQFWDVIDALKDVEAQGILVMNIEKMIL; this comes from the coding sequence ATGGAAAAGCTGAAAATAGCCATCCAGAAAACAGGGCGATTGAGTGAGAAATCGTTGCAGTTGCTGAGCGAATGCGGTATCAAGGTGTCGAACAGCGACAGGAAGCTGAGGACGGAGGCCCGCAATTTCCCCATGGAGATTCTCTTTCTGAGAGATGACGACATTCCGCAATACGTTGAAAACGGCGTTGCTGATATCGGTATTCTGGGAGAGAACGAAGTGTGGGAAAAAGAGAAGGAGGTGGACGAGATTGAGAAGCTCGGTTTTGGTAACTGCAGGCTCTCGCTGGCGATTCCCAAAGATGAGGAGTATACCGGTCTGGAATATTTCCGAGGTAAGCGGATTGCCACCAGCTATCCCAAAATCCTTGGGAAATTCTTCAGCAAGAAAGGCATCGATGTGAAGATCGAGGAGCTGGGGGGAAGTGTGGAAATTGCGACCGGAATCGGCCTGGCCGACGGGATCTTCGATATAGTAAGCACCGGTAGTACATTAATAATGAACGGATTGAAGGAGGTGGAGGCGATCATCAAGAGCGAGGCAGTGCTGATTGCAAACAAGCAGCTCACTCCTGCCCGTCGGGAACTCCTGGAGAGGCTTCTGTTCCGTATTAGGGCCTACAAGCGGGGAGTGGAAAGCAAATATATCGTGATGAACGCGCCCAATTCGTCGATTCCAAGGATCTGTGCCATTCTTCCGGGAATGAAGTCGCCCAGTATCCTGCCGCTTGCCGAGGAGGGATGGAGCAGTATCCACTCGGTGGTACAGGAAGACCAGTTCTGGGATGTGATCGATGCGCTGAAGGATGTGGAGGCCCAGGGAATCTTGGTGATGAATATTGAAAAGATGATACTCTGA
- a CDS encoding putative porin — protein MRKIIFIVLWITVCVSESMAQARVILPDSLQVTPRQAPHDHQHEMEEPFDTVNLVLPAATVWYLHPRSGDRLVAAMDTLKHNYQQTTIPDGYSVAGGYLGPIGSPFISKIFFEQDETSHFPFYDAYRPYNKSPEQHLFYNTRVPYANLTYQTAGSRPVKEQRLKALLTTNFGKRLNAGIEGDLISAKGLYRSQENKHNDWSLFGNYLSDKFESHLLASTSTVKQFENGGITDERFILDPESVGENFSTGDIPVKFTNTWNKMKTNHLFFSGKYNIGYNDRSADSLGSGKFVPVASLVITSHYTGQDRRFLSYDTAQVTIEGQAMQRIDQFYTNRYYNTAVDDSVTFSSFKNSVALSLREGFKPWVKFGLTGYIEHEVRNFSMIDSVGGNIGRSKHRENSLFIGGILNKQQGEHFRFNLQANLGMAGADLGEVNLEGEVETAFNLAGKRTELSGHAYLRNITPNYLQKHYHSKYFWWDKELEDVRRAFVGGRLHIPFTNTTVNAGVENLQNYIYFDQERTVAQHAPNVQVLTAGVDQNIRLGVFNWDNRVVYQTSSNQEVIPVPSLSVYSNMYLKALIVNELTFQFGVDAHYHTTYFSPGYEPALLQFYNQREKEIGNYPIATVYANMHLKQTRFFVMLYNAASAVLKPREYFSLPNYPVNPMMFKMGLSVDLHN, from the coding sequence ATGAGAAAAATCATATTCATAGTTTTATGGATAACCGTCTGTGTCTCCGAATCGATGGCTCAGGCGCGTGTTATTTTGCCTGATTCGTTGCAAGTGACACCCCGACAGGCTCCACATGATCATCAACATGAAATGGAAGAGCCGTTCGACACCGTCAACCTGGTACTGCCTGCTGCTACAGTCTGGTATCTTCACCCCAGAAGCGGCGACCGCCTTGTCGCAGCCATGGACACGTTGAAGCACAATTACCAGCAGACCACGATCCCCGACGGATATTCGGTTGCAGGCGGATATTTGGGACCGATCGGATCGCCCTTCATCTCGAAAATATTTTTCGAACAAGACGAAACCAGCCATTTCCCGTTTTACGATGCTTACAGACCCTACAATAAGTCGCCCGAACAACACCTTTTCTACAATACGCGGGTACCGTACGCCAACCTCACTTATCAGACCGCGGGTAGCCGACCGGTAAAGGAGCAACGGTTGAAAGCGTTGCTGACGACCAACTTTGGAAAACGTCTCAATGCGGGCATAGAGGGTGACCTGATCAGTGCAAAAGGATTATACAGGTCGCAGGAGAACAAGCACAACGACTGGTCTCTTTTTGGAAACTACCTGAGCGACAAGTTCGAGAGCCATCTTCTGGCGTCGACCTCCACCGTAAAGCAGTTTGAGAATGGTGGAATTACCGATGAGCGGTTCATCCTCGATCCGGAATCGGTAGGCGAGAACTTCTCGACAGGCGACATTCCCGTGAAATTCACCAATACCTGGAACAAGATGAAGACCAACCATCTCTTCTTTTCCGGAAAGTACAATATCGGGTATAACGACCGGTCGGCAGATTCGCTTGGCAGCGGCAAGTTCGTGCCTGTAGCGAGCCTCGTTATTACGTCGCATTATACGGGACAGGACCGGCGGTTTCTCTCCTATGATACGGCACAGGTAACGATTGAGGGCCAGGCGATGCAACGTATCGACCAGTTCTATACGAACCGTTATTACAATACGGCGGTTGACGACAGTGTCACCTTTTCATCCTTCAAGAACAGTGTCGCACTGTCGCTTCGTGAAGGATTCAAACCATGGGTGAAATTCGGTCTGACAGGGTATATAGAACATGAAGTGAGGAACTTCTCGATGATCGACTCGGTCGGCGGTAACATCGGCCGGAGCAAACACCGCGAAAACTCCCTTTTTATCGGGGGGATACTGAACAAACAGCAGGGAGAGCATTTCCGTTTCAACCTGCAGGCCAACCTGGGCATGGCGGGAGCCGATCTTGGGGAGGTGAACCTGGAGGGAGAGGTGGAGACCGCCTTCAACCTGGCCGGAAAGCGGACCGAGCTGAGTGGTCATGCCTATCTCCGGAACATCACCCCGAATTACCTTCAGAAACATTATCACTCCAAATATTTCTGGTGGGATAAAGAGTTGGAAGATGTGCGCAGGGCATTTGTCGGCGGCAGGCTTCATATTCCGTTCACGAACACTACGGTGAATGCAGGCGTGGAAAATCTGCAGAACTATATCTATTTCGATCAAGAGAGAACGGTTGCCCAACACGCTCCTAACGTACAGGTGTTGACTGCAGGTGTGGATCAGAATATAAGGCTGGGTGTATTCAACTGGGATAATCGGGTAGTCTACCAGACCTCGAGCAATCAGGAGGTAATACCGGTGCCCTCTTTAAGTGTTTATTCAAATATGTATTTGAAAGCGCTTATAGTGAATGAGTTGACCTTTCAGTTCGGTGTCGATGCCCATTATCATACCACCTATTTCTCTCCCGGTTACGAGCCGGCTTTGCTTCAGTTCTACAACCAGCGTGAGAAAGAGATTGGTAACTATCCCATTGCCACTGTATACGCTAACATGCACCTGAAACAGACCCGTTTTTTTGTAATGCTCTACAATGCTGCGTCCGCCGTATTGAAGCCGCGCGAATATTTCTCGTTGCCCAACTATCCGGTAAATCCGATGATGTTCAAAATGGGCCTTTCGGTTGACCTGCACAATTAA
- a CDS encoding transporter substrate-binding domain-containing protein has translation MKTKRMLIVYSILLGIVLALMVMLYSLSRKSAVLPRDYPEIVESGELNIVTSYDPIGYHVSGDTIAGFQYELIKILERDWGLKINIFLENGLDKSLEGLKQGKYDVVARNIPVNTELRQQFGFTRSINLNKQVLVQRKAEFNNGVAPIRQHLDLAKRTIHVHRNSPVILRLQNLSHEIGDTIFVEQNDLYETEQLVMMVAGGDIDFTVCDEIAARELAERMVEIDVETDISFTQLESWAVRKESPILLDSLDSWLSRYRRR, from the coding sequence GTGAAAACGAAAAGGATGCTTATTGTTTACAGCATACTTCTGGGGATCGTATTGGCCCTGATGGTTATGCTATATTCCCTTTCCAGGAAGAGTGCCGTTTTGCCCAGGGACTATCCGGAAATAGTGGAAAGCGGCGAACTCAACATTGTTACCAGCTATGATCCAATCGGATACCATGTGTCGGGTGATACCATCGCCGGATTTCAATATGAGCTTATAAAAATTCTGGAGCGGGATTGGGGTTTAAAAATCAATATTTTCCTTGAAAACGGCCTGGATAAGAGCCTCGAGGGACTGAAGCAGGGAAAGTATGATGTTGTTGCCCGGAACATTCCAGTAAATACAGAGTTGCGGCAGCAGTTCGGTTTTACCCGGTCGATCAACCTGAACAAGCAGGTGCTGGTGCAGCGGAAGGCGGAGTTCAACAACGGAGTCGCCCCTATCCGTCAACACCTCGATCTGGCCAAGAGGACCATCCATGTACACCGGAACTCGCCGGTAATCCTGCGCCTGCAAAACCTCTCCCATGAGATTGGCGACACCATTTTTGTGGAACAGAACGACCTGTATGAGACGGAGCAGCTTGTAATGATGGTTGCCGGTGGAGATATCGATTTTACGGTTTGCGATGAGATCGCTGCCCGGGAACTTGCAGAGAGGATGGTTGAAATTGATGTGGAGACCGATATCAGTTTCACGCAACTGGAGTCGTGGGCAGTCCGGAAAGAGTCGCCCATCCTGCTGGACAGCCTCGATAGCTGGCTCTCCCGTTATCGCCGCAGGTGA
- the hemW gene encoding radical SAM family heme chaperone HemW produces the protein MAGIYIHIPFCKTRCIYCDFYKETDESQMDAFTEAICREAGLRRDEVKEPVRTIYFGGGTPSRLSRDHFEEIFKQLAALFQIDPDAEITLEANPDDLTGDYAKLLQGLPFNRISMGIQSFDDKELKFLSRRHSAQQAVSAVKHCRDAGFGNISIDLMYGLPGQTPEKWRENLIQACELDIEHISAYHLIYEKQTRLYTLLQRGRVQPATDETSREMFSMLIDMLALNRFEHYEISNFARNGKYSAHNTSYWKNERYLGLGPSAHSYDGESRSWNVASLEKYITAIGAGELPQERERLTHSQQYNEFVLTGLRTMWGVDLLLLKEQFGQEMYDYCLQNARKFIRENLLTIKENSLILSREGIFISDGIMSELMWVE, from the coding sequence ATGGCCGGCATCTACATCCATATCCCATTCTGCAAGACGAGGTGTATCTACTGCGACTTCTACAAGGAGACCGATGAGAGCCAGATGGATGCCTTCACGGAGGCTATCTGCAGAGAGGCCGGTTTACGGAGAGACGAAGTGAAAGAGCCGGTGAGGACCATCTATTTCGGTGGCGGTACTCCCTCTAGATTGAGCAGGGATCATTTCGAAGAAATTTTCAAGCAACTTGCAGCGCTGTTCCAGATCGATCCAGATGCCGAAATCACACTGGAGGCCAACCCGGACGATCTGACGGGAGATTATGCAAAGCTTCTGCAGGGGCTGCCCTTCAACCGGATCAGCATGGGAATCCAGAGCTTCGACGACAAAGAGTTGAAGTTCCTGAGCCGGCGCCATTCAGCCCAACAGGCGGTCAGTGCGGTAAAGCATTGTCGCGATGCAGGGTTCGGAAACATCAGCATCGACCTAATGTACGGCTTGCCTGGTCAAACGCCCGAAAAGTGGAGAGAAAACCTGATACAGGCCTGTGAACTGGATATTGAACATATTTCGGCCTATCACCTGATCTATGAGAAACAGACTAGGCTCTACACGCTACTGCAAAGGGGACGGGTGCAACCCGCGACCGACGAGACCAGCAGGGAGATGTTCTCCATGCTGATCGACATGCTTGCCCTGAACCGATTTGAGCATTACGAGATTTCCAACTTCGCCAGGAACGGAAAATACTCCGCACACAACACCTCCTACTGGAAAAACGAGAGATATCTCGGGCTGGGTCCCTCTGCCCACTCGTACGACGGGGAGAGCAGGTCGTGGAATGTGGCCTCGCTAGAGAAGTACATCACTGCAATCGGGGCAGGTGAACTCCCGCAGGAGAGGGAGCGGTTGACCCATTCGCAGCAATACAACGAGTTTGTACTGACCGGGTTACGGACAATGTGGGGAGTGGATCTGCTCCTGCTGAAGGAGCAATTCGGACAGGAGATGTACGACTACTGCCTGCAGAATGCACGGAAGTTTATCCGGGAGAATCTTTTGACCATCAAGGAGAACTCATTGATACTTAGCCGGGAAGGAATCTTCATCTCCGACGGGATCATGAGCGAACTGATGTGGGTGGAGTAG
- a CDS encoding HD domain-containing protein: protein MTLQEQLIRATGIAAEAHTGQFDKNGQPYLGHVVRVMSAGHTLKEKIAGVLHDVVEDSAWTFEALTNEGFSPEIVEAVKALTHDESETYGEYLVRLAKNPLAVRVKLNDLTDNMDIRRLKELDDKAVARIRRYLNAYKFLTESPTLQTE from the coding sequence ATGACACTACAAGAACAACTGATACGGGCGACCGGAATTGCAGCCGAAGCACACACGGGACAATTCGACAAGAACGGACAGCCCTACCTGGGACATGTTGTGCGGGTAATGAGTGCCGGCCATACCCTGAAAGAGAAGATTGCCGGTGTACTGCACGATGTGGTGGAGGATTCCGCCTGGACATTTGAAGCGTTGACAAATGAGGGTTTCTCTCCAGAAATTGTGGAGGCCGTGAAGGCATTGACGCACGACGAATCGGAAACATACGGGGAGTATCTGGTGCGCCTGGCGAAAAATCCGTTGGCCGTCAGGGTGAAGCTGAACGACCTGACTGACAACATGGATATCCGTCGACTGAAAGAGCTCGACGATAAAGCCGTCGCCCGTATCAGAAGATACCTGAACGCATATAAATTCCTTACAGAATCCCCTACCCTTCAAACCGAATAA
- a CDS encoding glycerophosphodiester phosphodiesterase family protein, translating to MKQKIGMITLLFLSVAFYATSQEIIAHRGYWKTDGSAQNSIASLVNADALKVYGSEVDIWLSSDGIPVVNHDADIMLDGKKVSVQETPAATLRQVKLANGEPMPTVEEYLAAFEKCGNTRLIVEFKTHKKKEAEDELAEKVIKMVHARGLQNRVEYISFGINLVNQVRKLDPAAPVYYLNGDLSPRVIKSMGAAGIDYHFSVVKNNPHWVKESHDLGLKVNVWTVNKAEDIKEMIDLKVDYITTDEPLLTRKLIEEAK from the coding sequence ATGAAGCAAAAAATTGGAATGATTACTCTGCTCTTCCTGTCGGTTGCTTTTTACGCAACATCACAGGAGATCATTGCACACCGCGGATATTGGAAAACCGACGGTTCAGCACAAAACTCGATAGCCTCATTGGTAAATGCCGATGCCCTGAAGGTCTACGGCTCGGAGGTCGACATCTGGCTTTCCTCTGATGGTATTCCGGTAGTCAATCACGACGCCGATATCATGCTCGACGGAAAGAAAGTGTCGGTGCAGGAGACCCCTGCCGCTACGCTCAGACAGGTGAAACTGGCGAACGGGGAACCGATGCCTACCGTGGAAGAGTATCTGGCTGCATTTGAAAAATGCGGTAATACCAGGCTGATCGTCGAATTCAAGACACACAAGAAAAAGGAGGCGGAAGACGAGTTGGCAGAGAAGGTGATCAAGATGGTACACGCCAGGGGGTTACAAAACCGGGTAGAGTACATCTCGTTTGGCATCAATCTTGTCAACCAGGTGAGGAAGCTCGATCCTGCCGCACCGGTCTATTACCTGAACGGAGATCTCTCACCCCGGGTAATCAAGTCGATGGGTGCCGCCGGCATCGACTATCACTTCAGTGTGGTGAAAAATAATCCGCATTGGGTAAAGGAGTCGCACGATCTGGGACTGAAAGTGAACGTTTGGACAGTAAATAAAGCGGAAGATATCAAGGAGATGATCGACCTGAAAGTCGACTACATCACCACCGACGAGCCATTGCTGACCAGGAAACTGATTGAAGAAGCAAAATGA